GGCCAGGACATCAACAACCCCGAGAAGTACCGCTCGATGTTCACCTGCGTGGACGCCGAGAGCATGGAAGTGCGCTGGCAGGTGCTGATCGACGGCAACTGCGACCTGACGGCCACGTCGTATGACGGCAAGCTGGCAGCCACCAACCAGTACAACGTCGAGAATGGCATCCACTACGAGGACATGATGTCCGCCGAGCGCGATGCCTGCCTGTTCTTCAACATCGCCCGCATCGAAGAGGCCGTCAAGGCCGGCAAGTTCAAGACCATCGGCTCCTCCAAGGTGCCCGTGGTGGACGGCACGCGCGAGTCCAACGCCGATCCCAAGACCGCGCTGACCGCCTATGTGAGCGTGCCCAAGAACCCCCACGGCGTGAACGCTTCGCCCGACGCCAAGTACTTCATCTGCGCCGGCAAGCTCTCGCCCACCGCCACGGTGATCGAGCTGGCCAAGGTGCTGGACTGGTTCGACGGCAAGATGGAAAAGCTCGACGACGCCATCGTCGCCGAGGTGGAGATCGGCCTGGGCCCGCTGCACACCGCCTTCGACGGCCGCGGCAACGCCTACACCACGCTGTTCCTGGACAGCCAGGTGGTCAAGTGGAACGTGGACGCCGCCATCAAGTTCCACGCCGGCGACAAGAACGCCAAGTACGTGGTGGACCGCCTGGATGTGCACTACCAGCCCGGCCACATCAACGCCTCGCAGTCCGAGACGCGCGCCGCCGACGGCAAGTTCCTGGCGGTGGGCTGCAAGTTCTCCAAGGACCGCTTCCTGCCCGTGGGCCCGCTGCACCCCGAGAACGAGCAAATCATCGACATCTCCGGCGAGAAGATGGTGCTGCTGGCCGACCACCCGGTGCGCGGCGAGCCGCACGACTTCATCATCTTCAAGCGCGATCTGCTCAAGCCCAAGCAGGTGTACTCGCACGACGACTTCCCGCTGGCCATCACGGACCCCAAGGAGTCGGGCGTGACGCGCAACGGCAAGAAGGTCACGGTGAAGATCACCTCGCAGGCGCCGGCCTTCAGCCTGCGCGAGTTCACGCTGAAGAAGGGCGACGAAGTCACGCTGATCCTCACCAACCTGGACAAGATCGAGGACCTGACGCACGGCTTCGCCATCCCGAACTACAACGTCAACTTCATCGTCAATCCGCTGGAGACCAAGTCGGTGACCTTCATCGCCGACAAGCCCGGCGTGTTCTGGTGCTACTGCACGCACTTCTGCCACGCGCTGCACCTGGAGATGCGTACGCGGATGATCGTGGAGCCTTGACATTCGGTACATCCCCCTGAGGCGCTGACACGCCTTCCCCCTTCTCTGGCGCGCTGCGGTTGGGAAGGGGGACGACACCAGCGCTGCGGGGCGGCCCTGGCGCGGTGTCTGCTGGCCTGGGGCGCGCCAGTTGCGAGTGTGGCGCCCTGATCGTTTCGTGATTTATAGCCAAATTGGCTTCTAACGCTGACCAGTAAAGCGCTGGCAGCTATCAAATAAGTAGCACCATGTCTGCCCACGGTTTCCGGTTCGCCGCTTTTCTCCTGACCTTGATGCTGTCCCTGCTGGCGCCGCGCGTCCACGCGGGCGCGTACGAGGCGGAACTGCCGGCCAATCTGGCCACTGCGCCGGACATGTGCGCCCTGCTACCCTGCGCCGAGGTGTTCCCCAAGGCGGGGCATTTCTCCGCGCGCAAGGGCCAGCCGCCCTATGTGGAGGCCTATGACGCCCCCGGCGGCACGCTGCTGGGCTACGTCATGCTGTCCACCGACATCACCGACACGCCGGCGTACTCCGGCAAGCCGGTGGTCACCCTGATCGGGATGGACAAGGAAGGGCATTTCGTCGGCATCAAGGTGCTCAAGCACTCCGAGCCCATCTTGCTGCTGGGCATCCCCGAGTCGGCGCTCATCAACTTCAACAACCAGTACGTGGGCAAGTCGGTCGCCGACACCATCGAGGTCGGCCCCTCGCGCCCGGACGAGAACGTGATCGGCGTGGACGCCATCTCCGGCGCCACCGTCACCGTCGTGGCGCAAAACCAGGTGGTGATGGCCTCGGGCGCTGCCGTGGCGCGCCAGACCGGCATCATCGCCCCCACGGTGCGCGAGCCGGCACGCTTTGCCGCCAGCGGCCAGTCCTACGACTGGGCCCAGCTGGTGCAGATGGGCGCCGTGCAGCGCCTGCTGGTCAAGCCCGAGCAGGTAGGCCTGCCGCGCGGGCCCGAGCCCTTCATCGAACTGTGGTTCGGCGACCTGAACCATCCCGACGTCGGCCAGAGCCTGCTGGGCAAGAACGGCTACGAGCGTCTGCACTCCGGCCTGAAGGAAGGCGAGAGCGCGCTGTTCGTCATCAAGACGGCCGGGGCCGAGTCCTTCAAGGGCTCGGGTTTCGTGCGCGGCGGCATCTTCGACCGGGTGCAGGTCAAGCAGGGGGCGGACTCGTTCACCTTCCGCGACCTGGACTCGCTCAACCTCTACGGGCTGGACGCAGCCGGCGCGCCGCGCTACACCGAATCGAGCATCTTCATCATCCGCTCGTCCTCGTTCTCGGCCGCCTACCCCTGGAAGTTCGCCTTCCTGGGCAACCGGGTGGACCGCGCCACCGGCCACCGCAGCTTCGCGGTGTTCGAGTCCAAGTACTGGCTGCCCGCCGCCCTGCTGGACGGCGGCCGCCCGAAGGTGGAGGAGCCCGCCGCGCCCTGGGAGCGCATCTGGAAGTCGCAGGCCCTGCCGATCGGCCTGTTCGCCCTGCTGCTGGTGGCCGTCACGGTGGTCTATGCCCTGCGCGAGCGCCTCACGCGCCTGTCCACGCACAAGAACAAGTGGCCGGTCAACGGCTTCAAGTACGCCTTCTGGGCCATCAGCATCTTCTGGATCGGCTTTGGATATATGGCCCAGCCGTCCATCACGCAGGTGTTGACCTGGTTCCACTCCCTCTTGTTCCAGTGGACGTGGTCGCTGTTCCTGTCCGATCCGTTCATCTTCCTGTTCTGGATCTTCATCATCGTCACGGTGTTCCTGTTCGGACGCGGGCTGTTCTGCGGCTGGATGTGCCCGTTCGGCTCGCTTCAGGAGGGCATCTACAAGATCTCCCGCGCCATCGGCCTGGGGCGCTTCCAGACCAAGCTGCCGCAGAAGTGGCACGACCGGCTGAAATGGGTGAAGTACGCGGTGTTCTTCGTCCTGCTCACGGTGTCGATGTTCTCCATGGGCCTGGCCGAGAAGCTGGCCGAGGTCGAGCCGTTCAAGACCACCTTCCTGGTCGGCGTGATGAACCGCGCCTGGCCCTACGGCCTGTTCGTGGCCGCCATCCTGGGCGTGTCCATCTTCATCGAGCGGCCGTACTGCAAGTACATCTGCCCGCTGGGCGCCTCGCTGGCCATGCCCAGCACGTTCCGCTGGTTTGGCCTCAAGCGCAAGCAGGACTGCAACAGCTGCAAGGCCTGCGCCGTGGGCTGCGGCGCCCAGGCCATCGACACGGATGGCCGCATCGACCACCGCGAGTGCCTGCACTGCCTGGACTGCATGATCCTGTACACCGACACCAAAGGCTGCCCGCCCCTGGCCAAGGAGCGCAAGCGCCGCGAAAAGGACGGCCTGGAGATCACGCCCATCGGCAAGAACGGCTACTTCATCCCCATCCACCCGGCCAAGGTCGAGGACCAGATCCTGCCCAAGGCCAAGGGCGGCGTGGACCCGCGCATGCCCACCGACCCCACCTTGCCGGCGCACAAGCGCGGCGTGGGCTTCGTGCGCTGGCTGGCACTGGAGCTGCGCGACCACCTGTGGCCCTGGAGCGCGGAGGGCTGGCGCAGCCAGCGCGCGCTGCAGATCGCCGGGCTGTCGCTGGCCGTGGCGGCCACCGTCGCCTGGGTCATGACGGCCATGGGGCACCTGTCCTCGGGCGCCATCATCGGCTGGTGGTTCGGCTGGAGCGTCTATGAGGTGCTGATCCGCCTGTCGGGCCGCCGCTACGTCAAGGACGGCCCGTGGTGGCGCGACAATTACCGCGTCTCCGGCATCTTCGACATGATCAGCTACGTGGGCTTCAAGAACCTGATGATTGGCGCGGCGCTGTTCCTGGTGCTGCAGGCGCTGGGCCTGTTCATTCCATGAAGGGCGCGATCACGCATTTAGGCGTGGCCCTGGCACTGTGGATCGCCGGGGCCGTGCAAGCCGCCACCGTCGCGGTGTCCCCGGGGGGTGACCTGGCCGCCGCCGTGCAGGCCGCCCAGCCTGGCGACACGGTGGAGGTGGCGCGCGGCCACTACCGCGCCAACCTGCTGATCGACAAGCCGCTCACCCTGCGCGGCGTGGGCCGCCCCACCATCAGCGGCGGCAACCAGGGCGACACCATCCGCGTGACGGCGCCGGACGTGGTCATCGAAGGCCTGATCGTGCGCGACTCGGGTGACAGCCTGAAAGACCAGAACGCCGGCA
The DNA window shown above is from Pulveribacter suum and carries:
- a CDS encoding NosR/NirI family protein, which translates into the protein MSAHGFRFAAFLLTLMLSLLAPRVHAGAYEAELPANLATAPDMCALLPCAEVFPKAGHFSARKGQPPYVEAYDAPGGTLLGYVMLSTDITDTPAYSGKPVVTLIGMDKEGHFVGIKVLKHSEPILLLGIPESALINFNNQYVGKSVADTIEVGPSRPDENVIGVDAISGATVTVVAQNQVVMASGAAVARQTGIIAPTVREPARFAASGQSYDWAQLVQMGAVQRLLVKPEQVGLPRGPEPFIELWFGDLNHPDVGQSLLGKNGYERLHSGLKEGESALFVIKTAGAESFKGSGFVRGGIFDRVQVKQGADSFTFRDLDSLNLYGLDAAGAPRYTESSIFIIRSSSFSAAYPWKFAFLGNRVDRATGHRSFAVFESKYWLPAALLDGGRPKVEEPAAPWERIWKSQALPIGLFALLLVAVTVVYALRERLTRLSTHKNKWPVNGFKYAFWAISIFWIGFGYMAQPSITQVLTWFHSLLFQWTWSLFLSDPFIFLFWIFIIVTVFLFGRGLFCGWMCPFGSLQEGIYKISRAIGLGRFQTKLPQKWHDRLKWVKYAVFFVLLTVSMFSMGLAEKLAEVEPFKTTFLVGVMNRAWPYGLFVAAILGVSIFIERPYCKYICPLGASLAMPSTFRWFGLKRKQDCNSCKACAVGCGAQAIDTDGRIDHRECLHCLDCMILYTDTKGCPPLAKERKRREKDGLEITPIGKNGYFIPIHPAKVEDQILPKAKGGVDPRMPTDPTLPAHKRGVGFVRWLALELRDHLWPWSAEGWRSQRALQIAGLSLAVAATVAWVMTAMGHLSSGAIIGWWFGWSVYEVLIRLSGRRYVKDGPWWRDNYRVSGIFDMISYVGFKNLMIGAALFLVLQALGLFIP
- the nosZ gene encoding TAT-dependent nitrous-oxide reductase; this encodes MSHKTENSTKEAAGLGRRRFLNSAALAGLTVGVAACNDKPAAAPAASGAAAPAPAPAAAASAAGANIHLKPGELDTYYGIWSGGHTGDMRILGLPSGREIHRVPCFVPDALVGWGITNESKAVMGTKADGSLKYTVADTHHTHASYKDGNYDGRYAWINDKINSRIARVRLDYFVCDKITELPNVQGFHGIFPDKADPVDPAINYTTRVFCGGEFAIPLPNNGQDINNPEKYRSMFTCVDAESMEVRWQVLIDGNCDLTATSYDGKLAATNQYNVENGIHYEDMMSAERDACLFFNIARIEEAVKAGKFKTIGSSKVPVVDGTRESNADPKTALTAYVSVPKNPHGVNASPDAKYFICAGKLSPTATVIELAKVLDWFDGKMEKLDDAIVAEVEIGLGPLHTAFDGRGNAYTTLFLDSQVVKWNVDAAIKFHAGDKNAKYVVDRLDVHYQPGHINASQSETRAADGKFLAVGCKFSKDRFLPVGPLHPENEQIIDISGEKMVLLADHPVRGEPHDFIIFKRDLLKPKQVYSHDDFPLAITDPKESGVTRNGKKVTVKITSQAPAFSLREFTLKKGDEVTLILTNLDKIEDLTHGFAIPNYNVNFIVNPLETKSVTFIADKPGVFWCYCTHFCHALHLEMRTRMIVEP